One window from the genome of Marinitoga hydrogenitolerans DSM 16785 encodes:
- a CDS encoding O-antigen ligase family protein produces MKELSKYPKDILSMGLFFLLLPFLMVPTWVYEYSTQKHLVFSIFYTIMFFYYFYKIQKEKYEIKYSLNHIYFSLFGLATVFSLISVLIQNKYYFRYSFEVAFYILMIVFVSYILTNRFGEKFEYIEAALFIFLITGFIIGFDGLLNKFYGFDLFFGKYGDPSKRITLRTTIGNPNFVSDYMGQMIPIAIYFALSKKSNMYKRFFSIISIFIMFWVLLFAQTRSIYLSFFLGMMIFTFFFTISILKNKDKEQINYIKSKRFIIPLILIILTFSFLVVMFNIPSPFNKSGEVVASKRFEAMTSVSSWDERTLSWLAAVEQWKDSNHPTNKIIGGGIATYPVYAVRYMADIQARNPEKFYYAWNNFKRAHNDYLQVLGETGLLGFIPIILLLFGLIVIFLKRVFKLKDFDKILMFNLFAWSLTIVAIHSFTEFPMHLHPNIMSALFIISIAVSEQFGETKKITIHKNTLKSLFIVFFIIGIIVSYLKIQSTAAEVYFKIGNTEYMKIDAYENVVKKQIPSILKQIDDKINQYKNYKVTNPVELQKVSNEIKNLEEQKQKYLSTKADYENKAFNSYKKAKEYFLKSLKANSAFGKSGFYLAQLLAKTPYRLMELDYNNLEKYMDMKTPEYAFMLNKFEGPIDLMPFNRPQIRDTIKRLYILLKNENNIQLSQALAYIQSIQDEIDQLESNYISFNEKNAYRLIAKLNVLIFQNLSNIEKFFNSNEKVVNEITILKEKYYNDFVHWFNKTIEILPGGWNRFPEWEDVYTEYMKIMFNFNNYLGYEKTIENIIEISKKEGKADYYMAKKFRGIPDKSFDFFESLYFHLKTNGMNDLAIKLSDAVIKNYKDVYDFYILYLEKYPDYRYKERVENFIKVYNFLKK; encoded by the coding sequence ATGAAAGAATTATCCAAATACCCAAAAGATATATTATCAATGGGTCTATTTTTTTTGTTATTACCTTTTTTAATGGTTCCTACTTGGGTTTATGAATATTCAACTCAAAAACACCTTGTTTTTTCAATATTTTATACAATTATGTTTTTTTATTACTTTTATAAAATTCAAAAGGAAAAATATGAAATCAAGTATTCTTTAAACCATATATATTTTTCTTTATTCGGCTTAGCAACTGTTTTTTCTTTAATAAGTGTTTTGATTCAAAATAAATATTACTTTAGATATTCTTTTGAAGTTGCGTTTTATATATTAATGATTGTTTTTGTTTCATATATTTTAACAAATAGATTTGGGGAAAAATTTGAATATATTGAAGCAGCATTATTTATCTTTTTAATAACTGGTTTTATTATCGGATTTGACGGACTTTTGAATAAATTTTATGGTTTTGATTTATTTTTTGGAAAATATGGTGATCCATCAAAAAGAATTACTTTAAGAACCACAATAGGTAACCCTAATTTTGTTTCAGACTATATGGGACAAATGATTCCTATAGCAATATATTTTGCCTTGTCTAAAAAATCAAATATGTATAAAAGATTTTTTTCTATAATATCTATTTTCATTATGTTCTGGGTATTACTATTTGCTCAAACACGTTCTATTTATCTTTCATTTTTCTTGGGTATGATGATTTTTACATTTTTCTTCACTATTAGTATATTAAAGAATAAAGATAAAGAACAAATAAATTATATCAAATCTAAACGATTTATTATTCCCTTAATACTCATTATTTTAACATTTTCTTTTTTAGTTGTTATGTTCAATATTCCTTCCCCTTTTAATAAAAGTGGTGAAGTTGTCGCTTCAAAAAGATTCGAAGCAATGACTTCTGTTTCATCATGGGATGAAAGAACACTTTCATGGCTTGCAGCTGTAGAACAATGGAAAGATAGTAATCATCCAACAAATAAAATTATTGGTGGAGGAATAGCAACATACCCTGTTTATGCTGTAAGATACATGGCTGATATACAGGCACGAAATCCAGAAAAGTTTTATTATGCATGGAATAATTTTAAAAGAGCACATAATGACTATTTACAAGTATTAGGAGAAACTGGTCTTTTGGGATTTATTCCTATAATATTGCTTCTATTTGGGCTAATCGTAATATTCTTAAAGCGTGTCTTTAAATTAAAAGACTTTGATAAAATATTAATGTTTAATCTTTTTGCCTGGAGTTTAACTATTGTTGCTATTCACTCTTTTACTGAATTCCCAATGCATTTGCATCCTAATATAATGTCTGCATTATTTATTATCTCAATAGCTGTTTCAGAACAATTCGGCGAAACTAAAAAAATTACTATTCATAAAAACACTTTAAAATCTTTATTCATTGTTTTCTTTATAATAGGCATAATTGTTTCATATTTAAAAATCCAATCCACAGCAGCTGAAGTTTATTTCAAAATCGGAAACACTGAATATATGAAAATAGATGCTTATGAAAATGTTGTCAAAAAACAAATTCCTAGCATATTAAAGCAAATAGACGACAAAATAAACCAATATAAAAATTATAAGGTTACAAATCCTGTGGAATTACAAAAAGTTTCCAATGAAATAAAAAATCTTGAAGAGCAAAAACAAAAATATTTATCAACTAAAGCTGATTACGAAAATAAAGCTTTTAATTCATATAAAAAGGCTAAAGAATATTTCTTAAAATCATTAAAAGCAAACTCTGCATTTGGGAAATCCGGCTTTTATCTAGCCCAATTATTAGCTAAAACACCATATAGACTTATGGAATTAGATTATAATAATCTTGAAAAATATATGGATATGAAAACACCTGAATATGCTTTTATGCTAAATAAATTTGAGGGGCCCATTGATTTAATGCCATTTAATAGACCTCAAATTAGAGACACTATAAAAAGGCTTTATATTTTATTGAAAAATGAAAATAATATTCAATTATCTCAGGCTCTAGCCTATATACAATCAATTCAAGATGAAATTGACCAATTAGAAAGTAATTATATTTCATTTAATGAGAAAAATGCATATAGATTAATAGCGAAATTAAATGTTTTAATATTCCAAAATTTATCTAATATTGAAAAATTCTTTAATTCTAATGAAAAAGTTGTTAATGAAATAACTATATTAAAAGAAAAATATTATAATGATTTTGTTCACTGGTTCAATAAAACTATTGAAATACTACCTGGTGGTTGGAATAGATTCCCAGAATGGGAAGATGTATACACAGAATACATGAAAATTATGTTTAATTTTAACAATTACTTAGGATATGAAAAAACTATTGAGAATATAATAGAAATATCAAAAAAAGAAGGAAAAGCCGATTACTATATGGCAAAAAAATTCCGAGGTATCCCGGATAAATCTTTTGATTTCTTTGAAAGTTTATATTTTCATTTAAAAACGAATGGAATGAATGATTTAGCAATAAAATTATCTGATGCTGTAATTAAAAATTATAAAGATGTTTATGATTTTTATATTCTTTATTTAGAAAAATATCCAGATTATAGATATAAAGAACGCGTAGAAAACTTTATAAAGGTATACAATTTTCTAAAGAAATGA
- a CDS encoding DegV family protein encodes MKRAIIIDSGCSPTNDWIKKYNLNFMGMKIYIDGKEYTDGVDLSHEYFYDVVKEAKDIHTAQPSLKEIMNFYERLKEKGYDEIVDIHFSSKMSGLYNTSKMAKNMLNDINVKIVDTKMVSIGASFVARRIVELLEDENRSFEDVEKLISTIINNTFMEFSVPTLKYLIKNGRIGKAAGMAGTLLKIVPVLTVEDGEITPLAKVRGINKAYKIMSDKAFEFIKDKPHNIKIYKVHGFDSNKEQENTVFNMFMEKFEKLGYKYELIEGRIWPTVACHGGPDIFGLGVYGEENPL; translated from the coding sequence ATGAAAAGAGCAATTATTATAGACTCAGGCTGTTCTCCAACTAATGACTGGATAAAAAAATATAATCTTAATTTTATGGGTATGAAAATTTATATTGATGGAAAAGAATATACTGATGGAGTAGATTTAAGCCATGAATATTTTTATGATGTTGTTAAAGAAGCTAAAGATATTCACACAGCACAACCTTCCTTAAAGGAAATAATGAATTTTTATGAAAGATTAAAAGAAAAGGGATATGATGAAATTGTTGACATACATTTTTCATCGAAAATGTCTGGTTTATACAATACTTCTAAAATGGCTAAAAACATGTTAAATGACATCAATGTAAAAATAGTAGATACAAAAATGGTATCAATTGGAGCTTCTTTTGTTGCAAGAAGAATTGTCGAATTATTAGAAGATGAAAATAGATCTTTTGAAGATGTAGAAAAATTAATTTCTACAATAATTAATAACACTTTTATGGAATTTTCTGTACCAACATTGAAATATCTTATTAAAAATGGAAGAATTGGAAAAGCTGCTGGAATGGCTGGTACATTATTAAAAATAGTACCAGTATTAACAGTTGAAGATGGTGAAATTACTCCTTTAGCAAAGGTTAGAGGTATTAATAAAGCATACAAAATAATGTCAGATAAAGCTTTTGAGTTTATAAAAGACAAACCACATAATATAAAAATATATAAAGTACATGGTTTTGATTCAAATAAAGAGCAAGAAAATACTGTATTTAACATGTTTATGGAAAAATTTGAAAAATTAGGATATAAATATGAATTAATAGAGGGGAGAATATGGCCAACAGTTGCCTGTCATGGAGGACCTGATATATTTGGTCTTGGAGTTTACGGGGAGGAAAATCCTTTATAA
- the recG gene encoding ATP-dependent DNA helicase RecG, with protein sequence MHLEDFFNNLELFLNLGLSKKISSDNFFNEIYNFCKKNIDLIEKEKGLKEKIGSFLAYYKPINSLSEERQTKRIKEGFKLIEKLRNQYLIDEPKLPHKDLPLKTDIKFIKGVGNKRASIMREFGINNIEDTFYFFPRDYEDRREIKKIIDCYHGQNCLIVGNIVNFEEKKIGTLKILSYVLEDTDNSIIVLTWFNQDFIKKFLQPGLKVAVYGTVEIEFGRKQMKNPDFQIISSIKEVKTGIFPIYSLRKGLYQNNMRTIFTETIEYSHYMKEFLPDKILEKYNFIDFPKRIKGIHFPKSFYHLKKAKETLKYEEIFLFEFSVLIQKQKIQSKEGIAKNIKGELTKKFISLLPFKLTNSQKKVFEEIRKDMKKNIPMNRLLQGDVGSGKTVVSELALIDNFECGFQGAVMVPTSVLAKQQYKKLKNDFEKLGIKTELLLGETKKSDKKRIKEKLINNEIDVLIGTHALIQDDVEFKSLGLVVIDEQHRFGVKQRLALIKKGKMPDILFMTATPIPRTLAMTLYGDLDVSLITEMPTGRKKIKTLLVKENKLNEIYKFIEKELKLGNQVFFVYPLIDESEILDLKAATEMYEILKSKFKKYGVGLLHGKMTSDEKNTIMEKFVTKDFHVLVSTTVIEVGVDIPDATVMVIEHAERFGLSQLHQLRGRVGRSKKQAYCFLVTSQNISNETQEKLIKFASTTNGFEVSEIDLQWRGPGKFFGTEQHGLPDFKFLDILNDPELIEKARNDVLRILEEDPHLKKYKNLKKEIYRRYGKKLKMLEA encoded by the coding sequence ATGCATCTTGAAGATTTTTTTAATAACCTAGAACTTTTTTTGAACTTAGGTTTATCAAAAAAAATATCCTCTGATAATTTTTTTAATGAAATTTACAATTTTTGTAAAAAGAACATAGATTTAATAGAAAAAGAAAAGGGCCTAAAAGAAAAAATAGGCTCCTTTTTAGCATATTACAAGCCAATAAATTCTTTATCTGAAGAAAGACAAACAAAAAGAATAAAAGAAGGATTTAAATTAATTGAAAAGCTAAGAAATCAATATTTAATTGATGAACCAAAACTCCCACATAAAGATTTACCTTTAAAAACTGATATAAAATTTATTAAAGGTGTTGGAAACAAACGTGCTTCTATAATGCGAGAATTTGGAATAAATAATATTGAAGATACTTTCTACTTTTTCCCTAGAGATTATGAAGATAGAAGAGAAATAAAAAAAATTATCGATTGTTATCATGGACAAAATTGTCTAATCGTTGGAAATATTGTGAATTTCGAAGAAAAAAAGATTGGAACACTAAAAATATTATCATATGTTTTGGAAGATACCGATAACTCCATTATAGTTTTAACATGGTTTAATCAAGATTTTATAAAAAAATTTTTACAGCCCGGCTTAAAAGTAGCTGTATATGGCACAGTTGAAATTGAATTTGGTAGAAAACAAATGAAAAATCCAGATTTCCAAATTATTTCTTCAATAAAAGAAGTAAAGACTGGAATATTTCCAATTTATTCCTTAAGAAAAGGATTATATCAAAATAATATGAGAACAATTTTCACAGAAACTATTGAATACTCTCATTATATGAAAGAATTTTTACCTGATAAAATACTTGAAAAATATAACTTCATAGATTTCCCTAAACGAATAAAAGGAATACATTTCCCAAAAAGCTTTTATCATCTGAAAAAGGCTAAAGAAACTCTTAAATATGAAGAAATATTCTTGTTTGAATTTTCTGTATTAATTCAAAAACAAAAAATACAATCAAAAGAAGGTATTGCTAAAAATATAAAAGGTGAGCTAACAAAAAAATTTATTTCGTTATTACCTTTTAAATTAACAAACTCCCAAAAAAAAGTATTTGAAGAAATTAGAAAAGATATGAAAAAAAATATCCCTATGAATAGACTTTTGCAAGGTGATGTGGGTTCTGGTAAAACTGTAGTATCTGAACTGGCTTTAATCGATAATTTCGAATGTGGCTTTCAAGGGGCTGTAATGGTTCCAACTTCTGTTTTAGCAAAACAACAATATAAAAAACTAAAAAATGATTTTGAAAAACTCGGTATTAAGACAGAATTATTATTAGGAGAAACGAAAAAAAGTGATAAAAAAAGAATTAAAGAAAAATTGATAAACAATGAAATTGATGTGTTAATTGGAACACATGCATTAATTCAAGATGATGTTGAATTTAAAAGTCTTGGTTTAGTTGTAATAGATGAACAACATAGGTTTGGTGTTAAACAAAGATTGGCTCTTATAAAAAAAGGAAAAATGCCTGATATATTATTTATGACTGCTACTCCAATTCCCAGAACTTTAGCCATGACATTATACGGAGATTTAGATGTTTCTCTAATAACTGAAATGCCTACCGGAAGAAAAAAAATTAAAACTTTACTTGTAAAAGAAAATAAATTAAATGAGATTTATAAATTTATTGAAAAAGAATTAAAATTAGGCAATCAAGTCTTTTTTGTCTATCCTTTAATAGACGAATCTGAAATTTTAGATTTGAAAGCCGCTACAGAAATGTATGAAATATTAAAATCAAAATTTAAAAAATATGGTGTAGGGCTTTTACATGGAAAAATGACATCTGATGAAAAAAATACTATTATGGAAAAATTTGTAACTAAAGATTTTCATGTTTTAGTTTCAACCACAGTTATTGAAGTTGGTGTAGATATTCCAGATGCAACTGTTATGGTAATTGAACATGCTGAAAGATTTGGGTTGTCTCAATTACATCAATTGAGAGGAAGAGTTGGCAGAAGCAAAAAACAAGCTTATTGCTTTCTAGTAACTAGCCAAAATATTTCTAACGAAACACAAGAAAAACTAATAAAATTTGCCAGTACAACTAATGGTTTTGAAGTTTCTGAAATTGATCTACAATGGAGAGGTCCAGGAAAATTTTTCGGAACAGAACAACATGGATTGCCAGATTTTAAATTTTTAGATATACTCAATGATCCAGAATTAATCGAAAAAGCAAGAAACGATGTTTTAAGAATATTAGAAGAAGATCCACACTTAAAAAAATATAAAAATTTAAAAAAAGAAATATATAGAAGATATGGAAAAAAATTGAAAATGTTAGAAGCGTAG
- a CDS encoding FeoA family protein, which produces MIIPLSSLVIGMDGIIVRLEFEETIKERFIAMGLIPGKKITYVHESPFGDPMIFKIEDNKIMIRKDEANKIFIEVTEEILSLDESVPGEYEIFIIKSGVFFRRELENMNIKPGNKINVINNHFGKVTMEINGKKIVFGRGRARKILLKK; this is translated from the coding sequence GTGATCATACCTTTGAGTAGTCTTGTAATTGGGATGGATGGGATTATAGTGAGATTAGAATTTGAAGAAACTATTAAAGAAAGATTTATTGCTATGGGATTAATACCCGGAAAGAAAATTACTTATGTGCACGAATCACCTTTTGGAGACCCTATGATATTTAAAATAGAGGATAATAAAATTATGATAAGAAAAGATGAAGCAAATAAAATTTTTATAGAAGTGACAGAAGAAATATTATCTTTAGATGAAAGTGTTCCGGGAGAATATGAAATATTTATTATTAAAAGTGGAGTCTTTTTTAGAAGAGAATTAGAAAATATGAATATAAAGCCAGGAAACAAAATAAATGTAATAAATAATCATTTTGGAAAAGTCACAATGGAAATTAATGGTAAAAAAATAGTATTTGGAAGAGGTAGAGCAAGAAAAATTTTATTGAAAAAATAA
- a CDS encoding metal-sensing transcriptional repressor encodes MKHKKSLNVLKTARGQVEAVIKMIEDNRYCIDISKQILASISLLKKANSQILKEHLETCVREAAYSNETSEIESKIKELEEVIEYINKTL; translated from the coding sequence ATGAAACACAAGAAATCTTTAAATGTTTTAAAAACTGCAAGAGGACAAGTTGAAGCTGTTATAAAAATGATTGAGGATAACAGATATTGCATAGATATATCTAAACAAATTTTAGCTTCTATATCTTTATTAAAAAAAGCAAATTCGCAAATTTTAAAAGAACATCTTGAAACATGTGTAAGAGAAGCAGCTTATTCGAATGAAACCAGTGAAATAGAGAGCAAAATAAAAGAGTTGGAAGAAGTAATAGAATATATAAATAAGACACTTTGA